In Candidatus Finniella inopinata, one genomic interval encodes:
- a CDS encoding translocation/assembly module TamB domain-containing protein gives MVKSSLRALGILAVLLCAGLTTLQIPSIKKDLLIWVIEKALSEPNHKVAIDTVDGILPFTLNVPNLEIYDKGDDDKAEPWLNLKQLDIKVSWLPFKISFIRLESIKVLKRPVFHNVSISLSELMAILVSQRSIQEFEARSITIDACLTGKAYDGTLSWRPHPIKGQNVVLKSSIGSLVATLAQGRADEMTIDDIQLFYKDFAIKGTVKVFAPSNNPLEASVVLSEAKGGSCSLTLTKDHNLLTIEDMVLSYHDKNVTGSGQLNTETREVKGAFIANIFQGAPVATTLDGTLSHPHLKVNCPDHQATADIQWDQMTDTVAFDFLVKKLATHGIDLHTLSGKGTMTTALTGQANLQLGAGSVHGLAFGKSTATLKLDQGIGTYQLDLTPADKGTSLSLTSAGHLSLEKDNPKIKGELSLKTFISRSKKKTGKLAQKNIEIRTAFEWSYRELMWNSFYQPGSAKPLNLKGILTLTDGKALAHSPCRITANGQFNLSAIMPWLSNGDRISGKALVDLDLTGTYANPILQGMIKIKKGFYEIAEFGTCIGNVNLDLEAKGSNLTIVNFQASDGTKRSAPSGQLTGQGVIHIKDLFNPVLDVSLKVQDFQVAASDSFFARADGDITFKGPCHHAKVEGAVTLSPAKLMLEEVNPTPPIPAIKLIESSLQHLDKRTKPAELKIFPILLKLKAPKRFMIQGFGLESLWEGEMDVTNYLSDTQLVGSITLVKGKLDLLGKSMKISQGHIRYDQAVPNDPFLSITAVRDVDGVTINLVVEGRASSPRFTFLSTPAMAEEEILSRLLFGRELSKISVGQSLQLAAAVASMHGQKGLNIMDKVRSSFGLDALEIKENTNDKDGSTSQALSIGKEFGRVRISLDQAVTTGSSKATISTAITPSLNLDVDIGGSGNSNFGLSWIKRY, from the coding sequence ATGGTCAAGTCTTCCTTAAGGGCATTAGGCATTCTCGCAGTTCTTTTGTGTGCTGGCCTGACCACGCTTCAAATACCGTCTATCAAAAAAGATTTACTGATCTGGGTTATCGAAAAAGCCTTGAGCGAACCGAACCACAAAGTTGCCATCGATACGGTTGATGGTATTTTGCCCTTTACGTTAAATGTTCCTAACCTTGAAATTTATGACAAAGGGGATGATGACAAAGCAGAGCCGTGGCTGAACTTAAAGCAGCTGGATATAAAGGTTTCCTGGCTTCCCTTTAAAATCAGTTTTATACGCCTAGAATCCATAAAAGTTCTAAAACGGCCGGTTTTCCATAATGTTTCAATCAGCCTGTCCGAGTTAATGGCCATTTTAGTTTCTCAACGATCTATTCAGGAATTTGAGGCCCGATCCATTACCATCGACGCTTGTTTAACAGGAAAGGCTTATGATGGCACGCTTTCTTGGCGCCCGCATCCCATAAAGGGTCAGAATGTTGTCTTAAAAAGTTCGATTGGGAGCCTTGTCGCCACCCTGGCCCAGGGAAGGGCCGATGAAATGACCATTGATGACATTCAACTTTTTTACAAAGATTTTGCAATCAAGGGAACCGTGAAGGTTTTTGCGCCCAGCAACAACCCCCTTGAAGCCAGTGTTGTTTTGTCAGAGGCAAAAGGGGGAAGCTGTTCGTTGACCCTTACAAAAGATCATAACTTGTTGACGATCGAGGATATGGTTCTGTCGTATCATGATAAAAATGTAACGGGTTCTGGGCAGCTCAATACCGAAACCCGCGAAGTGAAGGGCGCTTTTATAGCCAATATTTTCCAAGGGGCCCCCGTGGCAACAACTCTGGATGGTACCCTTTCCCACCCCCACCTAAAGGTTAACTGTCCCGATCATCAGGCAACAGCGGATATCCAGTGGGATCAAATGACGGATACAGTCGCTTTTGACTTTTTGGTGAAAAAGTTAGCAACCCATGGCATCGACCTGCATACGCTTTCCGGAAAGGGAACAATGACGACGGCCCTTACAGGACAGGCCAATTTGCAACTGGGGGCGGGCTCGGTCCATGGGCTGGCTTTTGGCAAATCAACAGCCACTTTGAAACTTGATCAAGGAATCGGGACGTATCAATTGGATTTAACCCCTGCAGATAAGGGAACATCCTTAAGCCTTACCAGCGCCGGTCATTTAAGCCTGGAAAAAGACAATCCGAAAATTAAAGGGGAATTAAGTCTTAAAACCTTTATTTCTCGTTCGAAAAAGAAAACAGGCAAGTTGGCCCAGAAAAATATTGAAATCAGAACAGCTTTTGAATGGTCGTACCGAGAACTGATGTGGAATTCGTTCTATCAACCCGGAAGCGCTAAGCCATTAAACTTGAAAGGGATCTTGACCCTAACCGATGGAAAAGCCTTGGCCCACAGCCCTTGTCGTATAACGGCTAACGGTCAATTCAACCTAAGCGCTATCATGCCGTGGCTCTCCAACGGGGACCGCATCAGTGGCAAAGCCTTGGTTGACCTGGACTTGACGGGAACTTATGCAAACCCGATTTTACAGGGTATGATTAAAATCAAAAAAGGATTTTACGAAATCGCCGAATTTGGCACTTGCATTGGGAATGTGAACCTGGACCTTGAAGCCAAAGGTTCAAACCTTACCATCGTAAATTTTCAAGCAAGTGACGGAACGAAAAGATCTGCACCCAGCGGACAACTGACCGGCCAAGGGGTGATTCACATAAAAGATTTATTTAACCCTGTCTTGGATGTCAGCCTGAAGGTGCAAGATTTTCAAGTGGCAGCCAGCGACAGTTTTTTTGCCCGGGCCGATGGAGATATCACATTTAAGGGGCCCTGTCATCATGCCAAGGTTGAAGGGGCCGTTACGTTGAGCCCAGCAAAACTGATGCTAGAGGAAGTTAACCCCACGCCGCCAATTCCCGCCATTAAATTGATTGAGTCGTCATTGCAGCATTTGGACAAAAGAACAAAACCAGCAGAGCTAAAAATTTTCCCCATCCTTCTGAAATTAAAGGCCCCTAAACGCTTTATGATTCAAGGATTTGGTTTGGAAAGTTTATGGGAAGGTGAAATGGATGTTACTAATTACTTAAGCGACACCCAATTGGTTGGCTCAATTACCCTTGTAAAAGGCAAATTGGATTTATTAGGTAAGTCCATGAAAATTAGCCAGGGGCACATACGATATGATCAAGCTGTCCCCAACGACCCTTTTCTGTCCATTACTGCTGTTCGTGATGTTGATGGTGTGACCATTAACCTTGTGGTGGAAGGGCGAGCCTCTAGCCCGCGTTTCACGTTTTTATCAACCCCTGCCATGGCGGAAGAAGAAATTCTGTCTCGGCTTTTGTTTGGAAGAGAGCTTAGTAAAATATCTGTGGGACAAAGTTTACAGCTGGCTGCCGCTGTGGCCTCGATGCATGGTCAAAAAGGGTTAAATATTATGGACAAGGTACGATCTTCTTTTGGATTAGATGCGTTGGAAATCAAAGAAAACACTAATGATAAAGATGGCAGCACATCGCAAGCTCTCAGTATTGGTAAGGAATTTGGCCGAGTGCGCATTTCTTTGGATCAGGCCGTCACAACAGGCAGCAGCAAGGCCACCATCTCAACCGCCATAACACCCAGCCTTAACCTGGATGTTGACATCGGCGGTAGCGGAAATTCGAACTTTGGCCTCAGCTGGATAAAACGATATTAA
- a CDS encoding carbohydrate-binding module family 20 domain-containing protein — protein MNRRCGAVLCLSLSFCAPLCALTSSTLDGPSYFNSGKIKANIYHAFDLAYVTVNPLIPPTFEGANTTPINDRLKYIASKGYTHIQISPPIQTTPSVQYHDAWWVSYKPLICDLGYAADASTSPYYQKELEAAAVVLGKPLKDYSTYGVKIKMSDETERVVGYRLGSDRYGSAADLVTLIKNAKAYNLGIIVDVVFHQIGWQNEEFSENPVGYTFHAVNCSGPKIGSIKTTGIGLIDQSSLSNVHLNSKVSSLKPKPLVSAASVEATPTETTTTETSTGTTSAEAALVESAPVAAPAPVEVIPTPATNFIVPFDPYNRDVWQHGPVLNVNDPMVQTMAVGYLQLLHDIGVVGLRLDHVIATANEGGLGGLWAILAKSPDFPFGYAEVWSGNLKHLPAFGPVFPLEDFVFHFRLAECFVAYDKTVDLTKPEAIGNMPAVTFSVNHDIYPKVGNTLKNGFYSRSQHPDDDFDKAQSHLAIAYLCAKRDGSPLILRFEDERDNKKLIQRALAFRVLMEEKNAPHEYIVKLADDVFLIARQFGFVVINRGTTHSYRLNQGIIRDKFIPSVYIPDGSYDDLIDLGTERRGNYQLSNLNIEVSPMDAKFLVLSKPTYEQKSYDIVFKTVCGATQPTDQVCVAGSHPVLGDWWVRFDLLNGMTCSQSASNLGGLFPNWQSRPLRFPAGTSFGYRFAISNIGGVANTGVIRQSEKGGERHYMVNGDATVPENPPAAW, from the coding sequence ATGAATCGACGTTGTGGTGCCGTATTGTGTTTATCGTTAAGCTTTTGTGCACCTTTATGTGCTCTTACCTCCTCCACTTTAGATGGACCATCTTATTTTAATTCGGGAAAGATAAAAGCCAATATATACCATGCCTTCGACTTGGCTTATGTGACGGTGAATCCTTTGATACCACCGACCTTTGAGGGGGCTAATACAACGCCGATCAATGACAGGCTAAAGTATATCGCGAGTAAGGGGTACACTCACATACAGATTTCACCGCCCATTCAAACAACACCAAGCGTCCAATACCATGACGCTTGGTGGGTTTCCTATAAACCGCTGATCTGTGATTTAGGCTATGCTGCTGACGCCTCCACATCCCCTTATTACCAAAAAGAGCTAGAGGCAGCAGCGGTCGTTTTAGGAAAACCATTAAAAGATTATTCCACGTATGGGGTAAAAATTAAGATGAGTGATGAAACCGAACGGGTGGTTGGATACCGGTTGGGATCGGATCGCTATGGTTCCGCTGCAGATCTTGTAACTTTGATCAAAAATGCAAAAGCATACAATCTTGGCATTATTGTCGATGTGGTTTTTCACCAAATTGGATGGCAAAACGAGGAGTTCTCTGAGAACCCTGTTGGCTATACTTTCCATGCCGTTAACTGTTCCGGACCCAAGATTGGATCCATTAAGACCACCGGCATCGGTCTTATTGACCAAAGTAGCCTTTCCAACGTGCATTTAAATTCAAAAGTGAGCAGCTTGAAGCCAAAACCTTTAGTGTCTGCAGCATCTGTTGAAGCAACCCCCACAGAGACGACTACAACAGAAACTTCAACAGGAACGACTTCTGCTGAAGCAGCTCTTGTTGAATCAGCTCCTGTTGCTGCTCCAGCTCCGGTTGAAGTCATTCCAACACCTGCAACAAATTTCATTGTTCCCTTTGATCCTTATAATCGGGATGTTTGGCAACACGGACCTGTTCTGAATGTTAATGATCCTATGGTACAAACAATGGCCGTAGGGTATCTGCAGCTGCTCCACGATATAGGTGTTGTAGGGCTGCGTTTGGACCACGTCATAGCTACAGCTAATGAAGGTGGATTGGGGGGGCTTTGGGCCATTTTAGCAAAAAGCCCTGATTTTCCTTTTGGGTACGCAGAAGTTTGGAGCGGCAATCTAAAGCATCTTCCAGCTTTTGGCCCCGTCTTTCCTTTGGAAGATTTTGTATTTCATTTTCGATTAGCCGAATGCTTTGTTGCCTATGATAAAACAGTTGATCTGACTAAGCCCGAGGCCATTGGTAATATGCCTGCCGTCACATTTTCTGTAAATCATGATATTTATCCAAAAGTTGGCAATACCTTGAAAAACGGATTTTACAGCAGATCCCAACATCCAGACGATGATTTTGATAAAGCCCAATCTCACTTAGCGATTGCCTATTTATGCGCAAAACGAGACGGATCTCCCCTTATCTTGCGTTTTGAAGATGAAAGGGACAATAAGAAATTAATTCAACGGGCTTTGGCTTTCCGCGTTTTAATGGAAGAAAAGAATGCACCACACGAATATATCGTTAAATTAGCAGACGACGTATTTTTAATTGCGCGTCAGTTTGGTTTTGTTGTCATCAACAGAGGAACAACTCATTCTTACAGGTTAAATCAAGGGATTATTAGAGATAAATTTATTCCGAGCGTTTACATTCCCGATGGATCCTATGACGACTTGATCGACCTTGGAACCGAACGCAGGGGGAATTACCAACTGTCTAATTTAAACATTGAAGTTAGCCCCATGGACGCAAAATTTTTGGTTCTGAGCAAACCTACCTATGAGCAAAAGTCTTATGACATAGTCTTCAAGACAGTGTGCGGTGCAACACAACCAACAGACCAAGTTTGTGTTGCAGGAAGCCACCCTGTGTTGGGAGATTGGTGGGTGCGATTTGATCTTTTGAACGGGATGACGTGCAGTCAATCTGCATCAAATTTGGGTGGACTTTTTCCCAATTGGCAATCGAGGCCTTTACGGTTTCCGGCAGGAACAAGTTTTGGTTATAGGTTTGCAATATCGAATATCGGTGGCGTAGCTAACACAGGTGTTATTCGACAATCGGAAAAGGGTGGAGAGCGGCACTATATGGTTAACGGTGATGCAACCGTACCAGAAAACCCACCTGCGGCGTGGTAA
- a CDS encoding LuxR C-terminal-related transcriptional regulator, whose translation MSFNGENSISVAYNESVQLTLLDICAPLFQTFGLMTFGYKRIFKDGSYLFLSTNTQWQSHHLYEIHNHGQFFKNAMLECADTPEFAFYRTMWPSSPSDHFLQSLNQYGMWNGINFYRKKDDSIELWTFSTNPEQHQDPNSYIKILNHLERFIAFFNVKACNIIDVSDKKKLAKFKDGLDLVLIDEAGVTSINTEFFLDATKINNIPILVGSQFVQLSKRETECLRLIAYGKSAKEAAHILKISPRTVEGLLVNAKLKAGALNMSQMTSSFHQSCSLMGIK comes from the coding sequence ATGTCTTTCAATGGTGAAAACAGTATTTCTGTGGCGTATAATGAAAGTGTGCAGCTCACTCTTTTGGATATTTGCGCCCCCTTATTTCAAACGTTTGGCCTGATGACCTTTGGGTACAAAAGGATCTTTAAAGACGGTTCCTACCTTTTCTTGTCCACAAACACTCAATGGCAATCGCACCATCTTTATGAAATTCATAACCATGGCCAGTTCTTTAAAAATGCCATGTTAGAATGTGCCGACACACCAGAATTCGCCTTTTATAGAACCATGTGGCCCTCCTCTCCCTCCGACCATTTTCTGCAATCGCTTAACCAATATGGCATGTGGAACGGAATTAACTTTTACAGGAAAAAAGACGACAGCATCGAACTTTGGACATTTTCAACTAACCCAGAACAGCATCAAGATCCCAACAGTTACATAAAAATTCTTAACCATTTAGAGCGCTTCATTGCATTCTTCAATGTAAAAGCCTGCAACATTATCGATGTTTCTGATAAAAAAAAATTGGCTAAGTTCAAAGATGGGCTGGATCTTGTATTGATTGATGAAGCAGGCGTGACATCAATCAATACGGAATTTTTTTTAGACGCCACAAAAATAAATAACATTCCAATCTTAGTTGGCTCTCAATTTGTGCAGCTTTCTAAAAGGGAAACCGAATGCCTTAGGCTTATCGCTTACGGAAAAAGCGCGAAAGAAGCCGCTCATATTCTAAAAATATCACCCAGGACTGTCGAAGGCCTGCTTGTGAATGCGAAACTAAAGGCGGGAGCTTTGAACATGTCTCAAATGACATCATCTTTTCACCAATCATGTTCTTTAATGGGAATAAAATAA
- a CDS encoding IS5 family transposase (programmed frameshift): MRRYALRDDQWDRIKGMLPGREGYVGATAKDNRLFIEAVLYRYRAGIPWRDLPERFGDFRVIHLRHSRWSQSGVWKKIFELLSQDADNEYAMIDSSIVRAHQHSAGAKKKNSADQAIGRSKGGLSTKIHATCDALGNPTGFYLTAGQDHDLEGADALIDNLTQAGAVLADKAYDADERMRKKLEEKGCEAVIPPKKNRINPCSYDKDLYKARHLIENFFDKLKQYRAIATRYDKTARNFLGAIHLVAAAIWLN; this comes from the exons GTGAGACGCTACGCATTACGGGATGATCAATGGGATCGCATTAAGGGTATGCTACCTGGAAGGGAAGGATATGTTGGTGCAACAGCAAAAGACAATCGCCTATTTATAGAAGCCGTTCTATATCGATATCGAGCTGGAATTCCGTGGCGTGATTTACCGGAACGTTTTGGGGATTTTAGAGTTATTCATCTACGCCATTCGAGGTGGAGCCAATCAGGTGTGTGGAAGAAAATTTTTGAGCTATTAAGCCAAGATGCTGACAATGAATACGCTATGATTGATTCAAGTATAGTGCGTGCTCATCAGCACAGTGCTGGTGCTAAAAAAAAGAAT TCAGCTGACCAAGCGATTGGACGAAGCAAAGGAGGATTAAGCACCAAAATTCATGCCACCTGTGATGCGTTGGGAAATCCAACAGGGTTTTATTTAACAGCCGGACAAGATCACGATTTAGAAGGTGCCGATGCCTTAATAGATAACCTTACGCAAGCTGGTGCCGTCTTAGCTGACAAGGCTTATGACGCAGACGAACGTATGAGAAAAAAACTTGAAGAGAAAGGATGTGAGGCGGTCATTCCCCCAAAAAAGAATAGGATCAACCCTTGTTCGTATGATAAAGACCTCTACAAGGCCCGGCACCTCATCGAAAACTTCTTCGACAAACTTAAACAATACAGAGCCATAGCCACTCGATATGATAAAACAGCTCGAAACTTCCTGGGAGCCATACATTTGGTTGCTGCGGCTATTTGGCTTAATTGA
- a CDS encoding phenylacetate--CoA ligase family protein → MKRNKKISFIERLGFLALMLRDIFAFLISLNYFLFSNIMRFASTQYLEKISAASARRAYARALRKVPAYKNFIGNFKSDLIPEMDKENYIKAYTPEKRCKHGNIPGHKVMIDESSGSTGTPFNWIRSLDERRQSHGSISYFVNYCFGKNVDITINAFSLGAWATGLNMGIALERNTIVKNIGPDIEKIFKTLEFFGPKYRYLILGYPPFVKQIIDEAKARNFPLQMYTLNALVGGEGMSEGLRDYLLSYFQEVYSGYGATDIEIGIAGETPISVAIRRLARDNDDVRKSLFGLDSRLPMVFQYNPLAHHIEVNEKSELIFTINRGNVLSPRIRYNIHDQGGIDTYTHMKDKLSDLGFDIKSLEEKSKFHLNLPFMWIYGRSDFTISVMGANIYPEDIEQIIYSDASLSEITRSFCQGIVHKEDHSVRPAFYFEITVPSTKELGLKFQRSITENLCRINADFREAWAEYHETLIPEIHLYQMGEGPFKMRPGQIKQKRVLA, encoded by the coding sequence ATGAAACGCAATAAGAAGATTTCTTTCATTGAGCGATTAGGGTTTCTAGCCTTAATGTTGCGGGATATATTTGCATTTTTGATATCCTTAAATTATTTTCTCTTTTCCAATATCATGCGGTTTGCTAGCACACAGTACCTTGAAAAAATAAGCGCCGCTAGTGCGAGACGTGCTTACGCCCGGGCATTACGTAAGGTCCCGGCTTATAAAAACTTTATTGGCAATTTTAAGTCAGATTTAATTCCAGAGATGGATAAGGAAAATTACATAAAAGCCTATACGCCGGAGAAACGGTGCAAGCATGGCAACATACCAGGCCATAAAGTTATGATTGATGAATCCTCCGGCAGCACTGGCACGCCTTTCAATTGGATTCGCAGTCTTGATGAACGTCGCCAGTCCCACGGTTCAATCAGTTATTTTGTTAATTATTGCTTTGGAAAGAACGTTGATATTACTATAAATGCGTTCTCATTGGGTGCATGGGCTACGGGCTTGAATATGGGGATTGCGCTGGAACGCAATACCATCGTTAAAAACATAGGGCCAGACATCGAAAAAATATTTAAAACTTTAGAGTTTTTTGGGCCCAAATACAGATACTTAATTTTAGGTTATCCGCCGTTTGTAAAACAAATTATTGACGAGGCTAAGGCCCGCAATTTCCCCCTCCAGATGTATACGTTGAATGCTTTGGTTGGAGGCGAAGGCATGTCCGAGGGCTTGCGTGACTATTTACTGTCGTATTTTCAAGAGGTCTACAGCGGTTATGGAGCAACTGATATTGAAATTGGCATTGCCGGAGAAACACCAATTTCTGTGGCTATTCGCCGCCTGGCACGCGACAACGATGATGTCAGGAAAAGCCTGTTTGGCTTGGATTCAAGATTGCCAATGGTTTTTCAATATAATCCTTTGGCGCACCACATCGAGGTGAATGAAAAAAGTGAGCTGATTTTTACCATCAATCGTGGCAATGTTTTATCCCCTCGTATCAGATACAATATTCACGACCAAGGGGGCATAGATACTTATACTCATATGAAAGATAAGTTATCAGACTTAGGTTTCGATATTAAGTCCTTGGAAGAGAAATCTAAATTTCATTTGAATTTACCATTTATGTGGATCTATGGACGGAGTGACTTCACCATAAGTGTCATGGGGGCTAATATTTACCCAGAAGATATCGAACAGATCATTTATTCCGATGCTAGCTTAAGCGAAATTACGCGCTCGTTCTGCCAAGGGATTGTTCATAAAGAAGATCATAGCGTTAGGCCAGCTTTTTACTTTGAAATCACTGTCCCTTCCACCAAAGAGTTGGGGCTTAAATTCCAACGTTCTATCACGGAAAATTTATGCAGAATTAATGCAGATTTTCGTGAGGCTTGGGCTGAATACCATGAAACATTAATACCTGAAATTCACCTGTACCAAATGGGAGAGGGACCCTTCAAAATGCGGCCTGGACAGATAAAACAAAAGCGAGTTTTAGCATAG
- a CDS encoding MFS transporter codes for MNQKKLLAACAIGNIIEWYEFMIFGYFAAIIGTLFFPSSSSLGSLFKAFGVFAIGVLVRPLGGILFGHIGDRFGRKTALLVSIYLMSVPTVAIGLLPSYESIGIFAPIALLCIRVLQGLSMGGEYAGTIVYLVENTKTSKKGLYGSLAAFSLVLGMAAGSLVFAVFHALLTKQQLLDWGWRIPFLLSIVGLAWGLYLRVKLEDSGVFTELKEAGNLARIPIKEAFSESSKPLFQTVLIQCLLGVGMYTMTIFYANYAREHFASLSSVSPILLNTPGVIAIGLAAIVAGKFSDIFGRKNVLLYSAICSFFVSYLTIPLITHGSVESFFMAHIMLSTLTGCFLGSIPSFLAESFPTKTRYTCVALSNNLSMGIFGGTAPMVITYLIDKFHDPVIPNYYLMVSALITVLSIYFSKDKRLSPDKELSYAREFKHN; via the coding sequence ATGAATCAAAAAAAGCTTTTAGCAGCTTGCGCCATTGGAAATATTATCGAATGGTACGAATTCATGATATTCGGCTATTTTGCCGCCATCATTGGAACTTTGTTTTTCCCATCATCATCTTCCCTGGGTTCTCTGTTCAAAGCCTTTGGCGTTTTTGCCATAGGCGTTTTGGTGCGCCCGCTGGGGGGGATTCTCTTTGGACACATCGGCGACAGATTTGGCCGAAAAACAGCACTTCTTGTGTCCATTTACCTTATGTCCGTTCCCACAGTCGCCATTGGCTTATTACCCAGCTATGAAAGCATCGGTATCTTTGCGCCCATCGCCCTTTTGTGTATTCGTGTTTTACAGGGGCTGTCTATGGGGGGGGAATATGCAGGAACCATTGTCTATTTAGTGGAAAACACAAAAACATCAAAAAAAGGCCTTTATGGAAGCCTAGCTGCCTTTAGCCTTGTTCTTGGAATGGCGGCGGGATCCCTTGTTTTTGCCGTATTCCATGCCTTATTAACAAAACAGCAATTGCTTGATTGGGGTTGGAGAATCCCCTTTTTGCTAAGTATTGTGGGATTAGCTTGGGGACTTTACCTAAGGGTAAAATTAGAAGATTCTGGGGTTTTTACAGAACTTAAAGAAGCTGGTAATTTGGCAAGAATTCCTATAAAAGAAGCCTTCTCAGAAAGTTCAAAACCGTTGTTCCAAACCGTCCTTATCCAGTGCCTACTTGGCGTTGGCATGTACACAATGACGATATTTTACGCAAACTATGCAAGGGAGCATTTTGCCTCTCTTAGCTCTGTGTCCCCTATTCTGCTGAATACACCAGGCGTTATAGCCATTGGATTGGCTGCTATAGTGGCGGGTAAATTTTCAGACATCTTTGGAAGAAAAAACGTCCTTCTTTATTCAGCCATCTGCTCGTTTTTTGTCTCATATCTGACTATTCCCTTGATAACCCATGGCTCGGTAGAGTCATTTTTTATGGCCCATATCATGTTATCAACTTTGACAGGCTGTTTTTTGGGCTCGATTCCGTCCTTCTTGGCGGAAAGCTTTCCCACAAAAACACGTTACACATGTGTGGCCTTAAGCAACAATTTAAGCATGGGAATTTTTGGGGGCACGGCACCCATGGTGATTACCTACTTGATTGATAAATTTCACGACCCCGTCATCCCGAATTATTATCTGATGGTAAGCGCCTTGATCACGGTTTTAAGTATATATTTCTCTAAAGATAAGAGGCTATCGCCAGATAAGGAGCTCAGCTATGCGAGGGAATTCAAACATAATTAA
- a CDS encoding non-canonical purine NTP pyrophosphatase has protein sequence MIHKIVVASTNEGKVKEVKGVLDTLKDLEFAVESLRDYAITEPDEPYNSFLENAVHKAKYYAKHIQQPTLSDDSGLCIQPLADFPGVKTKDLVEECGTLKKAFARLAGLLKDHKKPTAYFNCAMVLYIPKTDVLIPYEAKMHGTITFPPKGTQGFGFDPIFIPEGFDQTLAELGDSVKNQISHRSKALKGLVEKLRQGL, from the coding sequence ATGATTCACAAAATTGTTGTCGCGTCAACCAATGAAGGCAAAGTCAAAGAGGTCAAAGGCGTTCTGGATACGTTAAAGGACTTAGAGTTTGCGGTTGAGTCATTGCGTGATTATGCCATCACTGAACCAGACGAGCCCTACAATAGTTTTTTGGAAAATGCTGTTCACAAAGCCAAATATTATGCGAAGCATATCCAGCAACCAACGCTCTCAGACGATTCTGGCTTGTGTATTCAACCACTTGCTGATTTTCCGGGGGTAAAAACCAAGGACTTGGTTGAAGAGTGTGGAACCTTGAAAAAGGCTTTTGCCAGATTGGCAGGCCTGTTAAAAGACCACAAGAAACCAACGGCTTATTTTAACTGCGCAATGGTTTTGTATATACCCAAAACGGACGTTCTAATACCTTACGAGGCCAAAATGCATGGCACCATTACCTTCCCACCAAAAGGCACACAAGGTTTCGGTTTCGATCCGATTTTCATCCCCGAAGGATTCGATCAAACGCTGGCCGAACTTGGTGACAGTGTCAAAAACCAAATAAGCCATCGATCAAAAGCCCTTAAAGGGTTGGTGGAAAAGTTGCGACAGGGACTATAA